CTGAAATATACCGAAGGTTTCACCAAGCTTACGCCGACCATCCTCACCGTCGTTTCGATGATCATCAGCCTGACCTTGCTCGGTCTGGCGCTGAAGGCATTGCCGGTCGGCACAGCCTATGCGGTTTGGACCGGCATCGGCACGGTCGGAACAGCGCTGCTCGGCATCTGGCTTCTGGGCGAACCGGCAACCGCCGTGCGACTGAGCTGCATCGCACTGATCGTCGCCGGCATCATCGGCCTCAAGGTGGCCGCCTGACGGAAGCGGGACACCCGCCGTGGATCTTCGCGGTGTGAAAGGCCTCACATCCAAGACGTTTGCGTCGTGCCATGGATGGGTTACCGATATGGAAAAGGCGAACTCCGGCATTGCAGGAACAGGCACCTGCGAGCCCGGAGGAACCGACAAATGGCTGGGGCCGCAAAAAGAGCTGTTGTGCTGGTGGTCGATGCGCTTGCGCTAAAGCGCGCCGGCATCGCGGCGATGGTCCATGACCAGCTCTCCTTCAGCGACCCCATCCGCGCCCGCGATTTCGGCACGCGGGTATCGACGATCAAGATGCGTGTCCGTCAGATCATGAGCAAGTTTGGGGTGGCAAACCATACCCAGGCGGCGATGATGGCGACAATGAGAGGCAATATCGCCTTGAGCAGGCTGGAGCCCGCAATGCCCTAGGCTGCGGAGCCGGCCAAGCGAACCGGACATGCCATGACGACCGGCTGTTCAAGGCGCGTTATTGCGCGTATACTTTCGCTCGCCCAAGGGCTTCGCTGGAATTCGCAAGGAAATGAAGGCGCAATCTTTTCGTTTGAATTGAAATCGGGCTTTGGGGGCACCGATGTTGATGACCAGTCTGGATCAGGAACCAAAGCAGGCGCTTGCCGGCTTCGCCCATTATGACCGGGATTTGCTGGACAGGATGTTCGGCGACGCCAAGCCCGAGAAATACGCCGCCGGGCGGCTGCTTTTTCTCCAGGACGATCCTTCCGACCGCATCTACGGCCTGCTTGGCGGTTCGGTCGAGATTTCGATCTACTCGACCGGCGGCGACAAGCTGGTCGCCAATCTCCAGTTTCCACCGAGCCTGATCGGCGAAATCGGCGTGCTCGACGGTGGGCGCAGGACGGCGACGGCCATCTGCAGATCCGATTGTTCGATCGTCTCGCTCACCCGCAAACAGGTTCTCGACCGCATCGAGCAGGATCCTTTGCTCGGCCGCGCCATCATCGAATTGTTGTGCAAACGGCTGAGGTGGGTCAGCGAGGAACTGGGCGACCACAATTTCCTCGGGATCGAAGCGAGGCTCGCCAAACGCCTGTTGCATCTGAACGACCGGCTTTCCGACGCTTCCGGCTGGATCGCGATCTCGCAATCCGAGCTTGCACAGACGCTCGGGGCGACGCGGGAATCGGTCAACAAACTGCTCAACGATTGGCGTGGTCGCGCCCTGATCGCGACTAAACGCGGCCATGTCAAAGTGAACGATCCAAGCCGCTTGCGGCATGTCGGTTCCGACTGAGCCGTGCTTGGCAGGGCGGACGAGCCGCCTCCGATTGGCCTCAACGGCAATCAGCCCCCACGCATGCGCCAGCGCAGATATTGCAAAGCGGCGCGGCTCGGCATGAAGAAATAGCCGCCGCCGCGCATGGTGATGAACGACGGCAGATTGGTGAGCTCGACCGCTCCTTCCCAGCGCGGGATCGTAAAACGCCCCTTCGCCTCCTTGGGTTCTCCCTCAACCCGCTGCCTGCCGATCAGCGGGTCCTTTTCGCCGCGCAAGCCGTGGAAGTTTTGCGCGGACATCCAGGTCTGCTGGATGAATTCGTATTGGCGTTCGAAACTCGCGTTGAAGCAGATGAACAGCAGTCCCTTTTCGGCTGCGGTGCCTTCGCCCTTGTCCAGGACGTAGCTGCGGCCGGCGCGCAGGATACGGTGGCGCTTGGAGATGCGAAGCTGGGTATCGATATCGGTGCCCAGCGAGTCTCGCGGGTTGGAGCGCCTTATGTGAGCACCCAACGGGCAATGCAGCCCCTGAGGGTCCTCCGCTCCGTAAGTGAACTGATTGTCGAGTTCACGGCCGGGGCTGTCCGGATTCCTGGTGAGCGACGAGCCGTTCTTCCAGCGGCCGACGATCCTGGCGCCGATCCATTCAGCATCGACCCCTTCGAAACCCTTGAAGCTGCGCAGGCCCGCCGCCTCTCGATGACAGTAGTCGTTGAATGCATCGACATGCTGTTCAAGTTGGCGGATGACGACGAACGACCCGTTGCGGCCGAAATCATGCATCGAAGCAGCGCCGGCAACGGGCTGCCCACCATCGTCGATCGCCAGCAAACGCCCTTCGCGATCGAACTCGGCCGGCGTCGTCGGGCTTGGTGGATAGAAGCCATGTTCGTCGCGATAGCCGAACAGAAATTCGCCGGCGGCGATCTGGTGAATCGGGCTCGAATTATGAGTTCTCCTACGCCTGGTGCCTTTGATCACCGGCTGGGATATGCCGTCGACGAAGCCGAAATGCTCCCTCGCCATCGGGCTGTCTTCACGCTCTTTCCGCGCCGGATCTCCGACCGGACATTTGGCGGCGCCGCGTTCGATCGACAGCGGTATCACCGCTCTCGGCACCAGCCCCGACCGCGCCGCGAGATTGCCCATCTCGAGCCCCATCTCATCGAGCAGTTCCTTGGTGGCGGCATAACAGACCATCGCCAGATCGACCGGCGTCGCGACCGAGCCCCAGCGCCAAAGCTCGGGCGCGCTGTCGCCCCGGTCATCAAGAATGCGACTGCGATATTGGTCCGCCATGCCTTGCCGGAAGGCCAATGGGAAGCTGGCAAGCGGATCGCTGTTTGCATTGCCCGCAAGGCCCAGTTTCTTCAGGCCGTCCGGCCCGAAGACACAGAACATCGCGCGCGCGGCCGGCTTAGCATCGCCGAAACTCACATGCGAGACGAGATAGTCCAGCAGGCCTTCACGTTGCTCAACCGAACTCTTGTCGCCGACTGCGAAGGCAAACATCTTTGCGTG
The genomic region above belongs to Mesorhizobium terrae and contains:
- the sugE gene encoding quaternary ammonium compound efflux SMR transporter SugE codes for the protein MAWTYLFFAGLFEIGWAIGLKYTEGFTKLTPTILTVVSMIISLTLLGLALKALPVGTAYAVWTGIGTVGTALLGIWLLGEPATAVRLSCIALIVAGIIGLKVAA
- a CDS encoding response regulator transcription factor; amino-acid sequence: MAGAAKRAVVLVVDALALKRAGIAAMVHDQLSFSDPIRARDFGTRVSTIKMRVRQIMSKFGVANHTQAAMMATMRGNIALSRLEPAMP
- a CDS encoding Crp/Fnr family transcriptional regulator, whose product is MLMTSLDQEPKQALAGFAHYDRDLLDRMFGDAKPEKYAAGRLLFLQDDPSDRIYGLLGGSVEISIYSTGGDKLVANLQFPPSLIGEIGVLDGGRRTATAICRSDCSIVSLTRKQVLDRIEQDPLLGRAIIELLCKRLRWVSEELGDHNFLGIEARLAKRLLHLNDRLSDASGWIAISQSELAQTLGATRESVNKLLNDWRGRALIATKRGHVKVNDPSRLRHVGSD